The proteins below are encoded in one region of Thermothelomyces thermophilus ATCC 42464 chromosome 1, complete sequence:
- a CDS encoding pyruvate carboxyltransferase-like protein has product MPMLKDPSKKYKRFPPLKLPDRQWPDKTIDKAPRWLSTDLRDGNQSLVDPMNGEQKWKYFRMLCELGYKEIEVSFPSASQTDFDFTRSLIETPGAVPDDVWLQVLSPCREDLIRRTIDSLKGAKKAIVHIYLATSECFRRVVFGFTEDQSVELASKCAALVRSLTKDDPSQSGTEWAFEFSPETFSDTSPEFVVRICEAVKKAWEPTVENPIIFNLPATVEMSTPNVYADQVEYFCRNISEREKICVSLHPHNDRGCSVAAAELAQMAGADRVEGCLFGNGERTGNVDLVTLALNLYTQGISPNVDFSDLNKVIQVVEECNKIEVHPRAPYGGSLVVCAFSGSHQDAIKKGFQAREREGKQYDDHWQIPYLPLDPKDIGRDYQAVIRVNSQSGKGGAAWIIQQHLHLDLPRGLQVAFAKVVQDMAEKKGRELLPTEITDLFRQTYFLTQNPRFHIVDYNISPDRSSSPAPPEPGKTQDTTGLKRVFEGVVSIDGVEYKLRGRGTGPISSLANALRTVGIDLDVHDYKEHAVGRGRDVKAATYIECTAAGTKSKVWGVGIHEDVVQSSLLALLSAASNFSPSRQGSPILSKSTVNGTNTVPDIINVLEAKADEM; this is encoded by the exons ATGCCCAT GCTCAAGGACCCCTCCAAAAAGTACAAGAGATTTCCTCCTCTCAAGCTTCCTGACCGCCAATGGCCGGACAAAACCATCGACAAGGCCCCTCGGTGGCTGTCGACGGATCTTCGAGATGGCAACCAAAGTTTGGTTGACCCGATG AACGGCGAGCAGAAGTGGAAATACTTCCGCATGCTGTGCGAGCTCGGTTACAAAGAGATTGAGGTGTCGTTTCCTTCGGCATCTCAAACCGACTTCGACTTTACGAGAAGCCTGATCGAGACACCGGGAGCCGTACCCGACGATGTCTGGCTCCAAGTCCTGTCCCCTTGCAGAGAGGATCTCATCCGGCGCACAATCGACTCTCTCAAGGGCGCCAAGAAGGCCATCGTTCACATATATCTGGCCACCAGCGAGTGCTTCCGGAGGGTCgtctttggctttaccgaagaTCAGAGCGTCGAGCTGGCGAGCAAATGCGCGGCCTTGGTCCGGTCTCTGACCAAGGACGACCCCTCGCAATCCGGAACCGAATGGGCGTTTGAGTTCAGCCCGGAGACCTTCTCCGACACCAGCCCCGAGTTCGTTGTGAGGATTTGCGAGGCGGTAAAGAAGGCTTGGGAGCCGACCGTCGAGAACCCCATCATCTTCAATCTCCCTGCCACGGTTGAGATGTCGACCCCCAACGTTTACGCCGACCAGGTCGAATACTTCTGCCGCAACATCAGCGAGCGCGAGAAGATCTGTGTCTCCCTG CATCCCCACAATGACCGAGGCTGCAGCGTCGCGGCAGCCGAATTGGCTCAGATGGCCGGCGCCGACAGAGTTGAGGGTTGCCTGTTCGGTAACGGAGAGCGGACCGGCAACGTCGACCTTGTAACTCTGGCCCTGAACCTTTACACCCAGGGTATTTCGCCCAATGTCGATTTTTCCGACCTCAATAAGGTCATCCAAGTGGTGGAAGAATGCAACAAGATTGAGGTGCACCCACGTGCGCCGTACGGCGGTTCCTTGGTGGTGTGCGCTTTCAGCGGGTCGCACCAGGACGCCATCAAGAAGGGTTTCCAGGCGCGCGAGAGGGAAGGCAAGCAGTATGACGACCACTGGCAAATTCCTTACCTCCCCCTTGACCCCAAGGACATTGGGAGGGACTACCAGGCCGTCATCCGCGTCAACTCGCAAAGCGGCAAGGGCGGCGCTGCCTGGATCATCCAGCAGCATCTGCACCTCGACCTGCCTCGTGGCCTCCAGGTCGCGTTCGCCAAGGTGGTCCAGGATATGGCAGAAAAGAAGGGCCGGGAACTCCTCCCTACCGAGATCACGGACCTTTTCCGGCAAACCTACTTCCTCACCCAGAACCCTCGCTTCCACATCGTCGATTACAACATCTCGCCCGACCGATCTTCGTCGCCGGCACCCCCAGAACCCGGCAAGACACAGGACACAACGGGCCTGAAGAGGGTGTTCGAGGGTGTTGTGTCGATCGACGGCGTCGAATACAAGCTCCGCGGCCGTGGTACCGGTCCGATCTCTAGTCTGGCAAACGCCCTTCGGACGGTCGGCATTGACCTCGATGTCCACGATTACAAGGAGCATGCCGTCGGGAGGGGCCGCGATGTCAAGGCCGCGACCTATATTGAGTGCACAGCCGCAGGAACGAAGAGCAAAGTGTGGGGTGTGGGCATCCACGAGGATGTGGTTCAAAGTTCTCTGCTTGCTCTCCTTAGTGCTGCGAGCAAC TTCTCTCCTAGCCGGCAAGGCAGCCCCATTCTTTCCAAGTCCACCGTCAACGGGACTAACACAGTCCCTGACATTATCAACGTCCTCGAGGCAAAGGCGGATGAGATGTAG